The following coding sequences lie in one Zingiber officinale cultivar Zhangliang chromosome 2B, Zo_v1.1, whole genome shotgun sequence genomic window:
- the LOC122045898 gene encoding glutathione S-transferase U15-like, translating to MAGAVAEDVKVLGVSLSPFVIRVLIALRLKRVQYELVEVRLAEPKSETLVKSNPVYKKIPVLLHRGKPICESAVIVQYIDEEWTDGGGSSSILPAAPFDRAIARFWAVYIDDKLPALIRAMRPEKEAAKVTELAGQIRQVLGLLEEAFAVCGKGKGFFGGDAVGYLDIALGSCLGWIVALEKGKSVKLLDAEEFPQLAEWADRFLAEESVKGLVPDADEYLKILGVAAVGTSTTAA from the exons ATGGCCGGAGCTGTGGCGGAGGACGTGAAGGTTTTGGGTGTCTCGCTGAGCCCCTTCGTTATCAGGGTTCTCATCGCCCTCCGCCTCAAGAGAGTCCAGTACGAGCTCGTGGAGGTGCGCTTAGCAGAGCCGAAGAGCGAGACCCTGGTGAAGTCCAACCCGGTGTACAAGAAGATCCCCGTGCTGCTCCACCGCGGAAAACCTATCTGCGAGTCCGCCGTCATCGTCCAGTACATCGACGAGGAGTGGACCGACGGAGGCGGGTCCTCCTCCATCCTCCCCGCCGCCCCCTTCGACCGCGCCATCGCTCGGTTCTGGGCCGTCTACATCGACGACAAG TTGCCTGCTTTAATTAGAGCTATGAGGCCGGAGAAGGAAGCGGCGAAGGTGACGGAGTTGGCCGGGCAAATCCGGCAGGTCCTGGGGCTGCTGGAAGAGGCCTTCGCGGTGTGCGGCAAAGGGAAGGGCTTCTTCGGCGGGGACGCCGTCGGCTACCTGGACATCGCGCTGGGGAGCTGCCTGGGGTGGATCGTGGCGCTGGAGAAGGGCAAAAGCGTAAAACTTTTGGATGCGGAGGAGTTTCCTCAGCTGGCGGAATGGGCGGACCGGTTCCTGGCGGAGGAGTCAGTGAAGGGGCTGGTGCCGGACGCCGACGAGTATCTGAAGATTTTAGGAGTCGCGGCGGTGGGGACGAGCACTACTGCTGCATAA